From the genome of bacterium, one region includes:
- a CDS encoding leucine zipper domain-containing protein, whose product MAQIRRHRDAKLAAAARRAVAGLMIEGGWSVAAAAERFQVGAKTARKWRGRYLAEGGAGLLDRSSRPHGSPARTPPEVRAGVIELRAQRRRGAAWIASEVALAPSTVQDILNEVGLGHLDRGDRATAGAQRYVRETPGELIHTAPRA is encoded by the coding sequence GTGGCACAGATCAGGCGGCACCGCGACGCCAAGCTGGCGGCGGCGGCGCGGCGGGCGGTGGCCGGGTTGATGATCGAGGGGGGCTGGAGCGTCGCGGCGGCCGCCGAGCGGTTCCAGGTGGGCGCCAAGACGGCGCGCAAGTGGCGGGGCCGCTACCTCGCCGAGGGCGGGGCGGGGCTCCTGGATCGCTCCAGCCGCCCGCACGGCTCGCCGGCGCGCACACCCCCGGAGGTGCGCGCCGGGGTCATCGAGCTGCGCGCCCAGCGCCGCCGCGGCGCCGCCTGGATCGCCTCTGAGGTCGCCCTGGCGCCATCGACGGTGCAGGACATCCTCAACGAGGTGGGCCTGGGGCACCTCGATCGGGGCGACCGCGCCACCGCCGGGGCGCAGCGTTATGTGCGCGAAACCCCTGGTGAGCTGATCCACACGGCACCGAGAGCGTAG
- a CDS encoding ComF family protein, with protein MQSIQHPCPICSQEIDQGSCFNNLCTGKAGRPHLERIEAIALHTDPLDRVIRRFKYEKKRGWALIFARLLIGHLNNSWRPNDVDLIIANPGHPGREHNAEVIQIAALQDFHDRWPFDDPDSPTLVKEEETVQSAGQMFDVKRRAATEHASALRLQHPERITGSRVILYDDICTTGLQLNGVARRLHEEWGAVSVVGVVLARQPWGY; from the coding sequence TTGCAGTCGATCCAACACCCCTGCCCCATCTGCTCGCAGGAGATCGACCAAGGCAGTTGCTTCAACAACCTCTGCACGGGTAAGGCCGGTCGGCCCCACCTCGAGCGCATCGAAGCCATCGCACTGCACACCGACCCACTCGATCGGGTGATCCGGCGATTCAAGTATGAGAAGAAGCGAGGCTGGGCTCTCATCTTCGCCCGGCTACTCATCGGCCACCTCAACAACAGCTGGCGCCCCAACGACGTGGACTTGATCATCGCCAACCCTGGCCATCCCGGACGCGAGCACAACGCGGAGGTGATCCAGATAGCCGCGCTACAGGACTTCCACGACAGGTGGCCATTCGACGATCCGGACTCCCCCACTCTCGTGAAGGAGGAGGAGACGGTCCAGTCAGCCGGTCAGATGTTCGACGTGAAGAGACGTGCGGCGACCGAGCACGCCTCCGCCCTCCGGCTACAGCATCCCGAGCGCATCACCGGGAGCCGAGTCATCCTCTACGACGACATCTGCACAACGGGCCTCCAACTCAACGGGGTCGCCAGACGCCTCCACGAGGAGTGGGGAGCCGTGTCAGTGGTCGGCGTCGTATTGGCCCGACAACCGTGGGGATACTGA
- a CDS encoding GAF domain-containing protein, producing MVIRVIARLLYGVRRCRQFWMRWTMYFARRALQNDLGRTLTFVVGALTMAAAFRWLDDSPSFATATGIGGALVGVSGMARWLRRVKFPGAELDMVKSSDRAEQYREMAGQRDAGVLSITEAEQTDTTRQLVAEKAAQALFEDAAEDYFEGCQFRFFMYSDRQQKLIAVLRPDAVQAEQRGWRPGEGVTGVAYQSGIYQIAQGDKTHDGTFGLDSERQERYRHLTEVAAMPVVNANDRLIGVLSVSHSQDRVILGTDEGYRKHAAIASSMARIVVDLLGWRTDEPPATSS from the coding sequence GTGGTCATCCGAGTCATCGCCCGTCTGCTCTACGGGGTTCGGCGCTGCAGGCAGTTCTGGATGCGGTGGACCATGTACTTCGCCCGTCGGGCGTTGCAAAACGATCTCGGCCGGACGTTGACCTTCGTGGTAGGGGCTTTGACGATGGCCGCCGCTTTCCGCTGGCTTGACGACTCACCTTCGTTCGCCACCGCGACCGGGATCGGAGGTGCCCTCGTCGGGGTAAGCGGCATGGCCCGCTGGTTGAGGAGGGTTAAGTTCCCAGGGGCCGAGCTGGATATGGTCAAGTCGTCTGATCGGGCCGAGCAGTATCGGGAGATGGCTGGCCAGCGGGATGCGGGAGTTCTGTCGATCACCGAGGCGGAGCAGACGGACACGACCCGACAGCTTGTTGCCGAGAAGGCCGCTCAGGCTCTGTTTGAAGATGCTGCCGAGGACTATTTCGAGGGCTGTCAGTTCCGGTTCTTCATGTATAGCGATCGCCAGCAAAAGTTGATCGCGGTCTTGCGGCCCGATGCAGTCCAGGCAGAGCAGCGGGGGTGGAGGCCAGGGGAGGGTGTCACCGGAGTGGCCTATCAGAGCGGCATCTACCAGATCGCTCAGGGCGACAAGACCCACGACGGCACATTTGGCCTCGATTCGGAGCGCCAAGAGCGGTATCGGCACCTAACCGAGGTGGCAGCGATGCCAGTGGTGAACGCCAACGATCGCCTGATAGGCGTCTTGTCGGTCTCGCACTCCCAGGATCGGGTTATTCTGGGAACTGATGAGGGTTACCGGAAGCACGCGGCCATCGCCAGCTCGATGGCTCGAATCGTCGTCGACCTGCTTGGATGGCGTACCGATGAGCCCCCGGCCACGTCATCATGA
- a CDS encoding DEAD/DEAH box helicase family protein, whose product MAAEVSAGHSGPPAVGPVPAGVPDEGGPTPVLLDGSAEGRLLPRLIDRLRDPDLDRIDMAVSFVMKSGLARILGPLEDALDRAARVRVLTTDYLAITDPDALTQLADLASGGDRRLEVRLFSGGSVAFHPKAYIFWSSAGEAAAGYVGSSNLSASGIDGGVEWNLGTDRVEQLVTGFESLWADARSKLLDAASLRGYRETWRESSRTAAASPPDPSSGLADTPTPGPVAGAAPQPVAVAEEVRRLVGVPDEPPLQPVAPRPIQSEALTALERTRADGFDRAFVVMATGLGKTWLAAFDSARPTFRRVLFVAHRAEILRQSRDVFRLVRPGADLGLFMGDERVPDAEIVFASVQTLAQDRHLSRFDPAGFDYVVIDEFHHAAAPTYRRVLRHFRPEFLLGLTATPDRRDGADLLALCGDNVVFDCGLAEGIRRGELSPFHYWGIADVTDYAPIPWRSGRFDPDTLATAIETSGRAAKALSEWREKGGGPTLAFCSSISHARFMQEFFAAEGVRSAAVYSREDSDPRHGSVAELQSGAIEVLFAVDVFNEGVDIPEVQTVLMLRPTDSPVVFLQQLGRGLRRTERNAALRVVDFVGNHHSFLSRPRTLLSLGIRTPSDAEVLESLQSGDFELPPGCSVDFDLEAIEILSRLASPSMSEAERLGEFCRNYASENGVRPTAAQAFSSVGVRTSAKPVRDAGGWHRYLGGLGLLPPDEQAMVGAASSWRFSPLRTSGLLPLDEQAVVTLGDVLRGLEREPLTKAYKLVTLAALVELDSLHRGALAGDVARVARELTRRDPRLRADTEQTRQVSDLDAVSDRAWLAFWRKNPLTYLSDKPHSLFELSADRLDPRFSVPAEHVATFASMVAEILEWRLQVYLRDRGAVDEMVLRVGLHDGEPVILLDRTRHPHLPTGSTKFRADGRTFTGTFGADRLRFAASPGQTGNALTQLLFHWFGPTAGRFGYTAEVVLTRTGQAWEVRPREQPEAMSTAGRHAARPVS is encoded by the coding sequence ATGGCGGCTGAGGTGTCGGCGGGGCACTCGGGCCCGCCTGCCGTGGGTCCGGTTCCGGCCGGCGTGCCGGATGAGGGTGGCCCCACGCCGGTGTTGCTGGACGGTTCGGCTGAGGGTCGGTTGCTGCCGCGTCTGATCGATCGGCTCCGGGACCCGGATCTCGACCGCATCGACATGGCGGTCTCCTTCGTCATGAAGAGCGGCCTGGCCCGCATCCTCGGCCCCTTGGAGGACGCGCTGGACCGGGCCGCCCGCGTCCGCGTTCTCACGACGGACTACCTGGCGATCACCGACCCGGACGCGCTGACGCAGCTGGCGGACCTGGCCTCCGGCGGCGACCGGCGACTGGAGGTGCGCCTGTTCAGCGGTGGATCGGTCGCGTTCCACCCGAAGGCCTACATCTTCTGGTCCAGCGCCGGCGAGGCCGCCGCCGGCTACGTGGGCAGTTCGAACCTCAGCGCCTCCGGCATCGACGGGGGAGTGGAATGGAACCTGGGCACCGATCGGGTGGAACAACTCGTGACGGGGTTCGAGTCGCTGTGGGCCGACGCGCGTTCGAAGCTGCTCGATGCGGCCTCCCTCCGCGGCTACCGCGAGACGTGGCGCGAGAGTTCACGCACCGCCGCCGCCTCGCCTCCGGACCCGAGCTCCGGACTGGCTGACACGCCGACGCCTGGTCCAGTCGCGGGAGCAGCGCCGCAGCCAGTTGCGGTCGCCGAGGAGGTCCGTCGCCTGGTCGGCGTGCCCGACGAGCCGCCGCTGCAGCCGGTGGCCCCCAGGCCGATCCAGTCTGAGGCGCTGACCGCGCTGGAGCGAACCAGAGCGGACGGCTTCGACCGGGCGTTCGTCGTCATGGCTACGGGCCTGGGCAAGACTTGGCTGGCGGCCTTCGACAGTGCTCGGCCGACGTTCCGGCGCGTGCTGTTCGTGGCGCACCGGGCGGAGATACTCCGCCAGAGCCGGGACGTGTTCCGCCTGGTGCGGCCGGGCGCCGATCTGGGCCTCTTCATGGGCGACGAGAGGGTGCCCGACGCCGAGATCGTCTTCGCGAGCGTGCAGACCCTGGCGCAGGACCGGCACCTGAGCCGGTTCGATCCCGCCGGGTTCGATTACGTCGTGATCGACGAGTTCCACCACGCGGCGGCACCCACCTACAGACGGGTGCTGCGCCACTTCCGGCCGGAGTTCCTGCTGGGCCTGACGGCGACGCCCGACCGGCGCGACGGGGCCGACCTCCTTGCACTGTGCGGCGACAACGTCGTGTTCGATTGCGGTCTGGCCGAGGGCATCCGTCGCGGCGAACTCTCGCCGTTCCACTACTGGGGGATCGCCGACGTCACCGATTACGCCCCGATCCCCTGGCGCAGCGGCCGCTTCGACCCGGACACGCTGGCGACAGCCATCGAGACCAGCGGACGTGCCGCCAAGGCGCTCAGCGAATGGCGAGAGAAGGGAGGGGGGCCGACGCTGGCGTTCTGCTCGTCGATCTCGCACGCCCGGTTCATGCAGGAGTTCTTCGCCGCGGAGGGTGTGCGTTCGGCGGCCGTGTACAGCCGCGAAGACTCCGACCCCCGACACGGATCGGTCGCTGAGCTGCAATCGGGAGCGATAGAGGTGCTGTTCGCAGTGGACGTGTTCAACGAGGGCGTCGACATCCCCGAGGTGCAGACGGTCCTGATGCTGCGCCCGACCGACTCGCCGGTCGTGTTCCTGCAGCAACTGGGGCGGGGGCTGCGCAGGACGGAGAGGAACGCGGCTCTGCGCGTGGTCGACTTCGTGGGCAACCACCACAGCTTCCTCAGCAGGCCGCGCACGCTCCTGTCGTTGGGGATCCGCACTCCCAGCGACGCCGAGGTCCTCGAGTCGCTCCAGAGCGGCGACTTCGAGTTGCCACCGGGATGCTCGGTGGACTTCGACTTGGAGGCGATCGAGATCCTGAGCCGCTTGGCGTCGCCCTCGATGAGCGAAGCTGAGCGACTCGGGGAGTTCTGCCGGAACTACGCGTCGGAGAACGGCGTGCGACCCACCGCGGCGCAGGCGTTCTCATCGGTCGGCGTCCGGACGTCGGCCAAGCCGGTGAGGGATGCCGGTGGCTGGCACCGCTACCTGGGCGGCCTCGGGTTGCTGCCGCCGGACGAGCAAGCAATGGTCGGGGCAGCGTCGTCGTGGCGATTCTCCCCGCTGAGAACGTCTGGGTTACTGCCGTTGGACGAACAAGCAGTGGTGACGCTGGGGGATGTGCTCCGGGGCTTGGAGCGCGAGCCGCTCACGAAGGCCTACAAGCTTGTGACCCTCGCCGCGCTGGTGGAGCTCGACTCCCTCCACCGGGGCGCGCTGGCAGGTGATGTGGCGAGGGTGGCCCGCGAGCTGACAAGGCGCGATCCGCGCCTCCGGGCCGACACCGAGCAAACCCGTCAGGTGTCCGATCTCGACGCCGTGAGCGATCGGGCGTGGTTGGCTTTCTGGAGGAAGAACCCCCTGACCTATCTGAGCGACAAACCTCACAGCCTGTTCGAACTATCCGCCGACCGTCTCGACCCCCGGTTCTCGGTACCGGCTGAGCATGTCGCCACGTTCGCCAGCATGGTCGCCGAGATCCTGGAGTGGCGCCTGCAGGTCTACCTGCGTGATCGTGGCGCGGTGGACGAGATGGTGCTGCGAGTAGGCCTCCACGACGGCGAGCCAGTCATCCTGCTGGACCGGACTCGGCATCCACACCTCCCCACCGGCAGCACGAAGTTCAGAGCCGACGGCCGGACGTTCACCGGTACTTTCGGTGCCGACAGATTGCGGTTCGCCGCCTCTCCCGGCCAAACCGGCAACGCCCTGACTCAACTGCTCTTCCACTGGTTCGGCCCTACCGCCGGACGGTTCGGCTACACGGCCGAAGTGGTGTTGACCCGCACCGGCCAAGCCTGGGAGGTGCGGCCTCGGGAACAGCCGGAGGCCATGAGCACCGCAGGGCGGCACGCTGCGCGCCCGGTGTCGTAG
- the dprA gene encoding DNA-processing protein DprA, protein MSDAADTHRDLLALCSLTDGGDRCDWGVIARQAHRERTLDALKEGKVIESSERAHRTYWLITTASPVRWASAYDRADAELEAASAHGARMTTVLDDDYPTNLRFIHNLPPFLFYRGVLDPHLDAQSIAVVGTRNATAEGLNRARAMARKLAEHGVSIVSGLARGIDTAAHRAALDAGGRTIAVFGTGINMVYPAENAELVEEIVDTGGVVVSQFFPTAKPSAWSFPKRNEVTSGISQGTVVIEASQKSGARMQARLAYEHGKQVFLVKSLATSQEWAKKMLDRGRATPVGHFDDLARELVDADQLLRASKELHLEPFAL, encoded by the coding sequence ATGAGTGATGCCGCCGATACACATCGTGACCTGCTGGCGCTCTGCTCCCTGACCGACGGGGGCGACCGCTGCGATTGGGGGGTCATCGCCCGGCAGGCCCACCGGGAACGGACCCTGGACGCCCTCAAAGAGGGCAAGGTGATCGAGTCCAGCGAGCGGGCGCACCGCACCTACTGGTTGATTACCACGGCGTCGCCGGTGCGGTGGGCCAGCGCCTACGACCGGGCCGACGCAGAACTCGAGGCAGCCTCAGCACACGGGGCGCGGATGACCACCGTCCTCGACGACGACTACCCGACGAATCTGCGGTTCATCCACAATCTCCCGCCATTCCTGTTCTATCGGGGCGTCCTCGACCCCCACCTGGACGCACAGTCGATCGCCGTCGTCGGCACGCGCAACGCCACCGCCGAGGGTCTCAATCGTGCGCGTGCGATGGCGCGCAAGCTCGCCGAACACGGCGTGTCCATCGTTTCGGGGCTCGCCCGGGGGATCGACACCGCCGCGCACAGGGCGGCACTCGATGCCGGTGGCCGCACGATCGCAGTCTTCGGCACCGGGATCAACATGGTGTACCCCGCAGAGAACGCCGAACTCGTCGAGGAGATCGTCGACACCGGCGGGGTCGTCGTGTCCCAGTTCTTCCCGACGGCCAAGCCCTCCGCCTGGTCGTTCCCCAAGCGCAACGAGGTCACCTCGGGCATCTCGCAGGGAACGGTTGTGATCGAGGCGTCGCAGAAGTCCGGCGCGAGAATGCAGGCCCGGCTGGCCTATGAGCACGGCAAGCAGGTCTTCCTCGTCAAGTCTCTGGCCACCTCACAGGAGTGGGCGAAAAAGATGCTCGATCGCGGCCGGGCAACCCCGGTCGGACACTTCGATGACCTCGCCCGCGAACTCGTGGACGCCGATCAGCTGCTGAGAGCGAGCAAAGAGCTACACCTCGAACCGTTCGCCCTCTAG